The following are encoded together in the Janthinobacterium sp. Marseille genome:
- the mdcG gene encoding malonate decarboxylase holo-[acyl-carrier-protein] synthase, protein MFYRHKRIWLSSRGWQRAAAAVDKVHLPDMERWAANDWPLVVRRSDVGFEVESLAVGLALPPDADSGRKVRIPLSVHPNDVARHETPLAFVHAASALPLAWQPAFADLSHELTAAQLEFRVYGSVALQAMTGLPYVTATSDIDILFYPCTHAQLQQGLHLLQLYAQSLPLDGEIVFPSGHAVAWKEWVEAVKSPDKVKVLVKSMRTVNLMDVTALLSELEELS, encoded by the coding sequence ATGTTTTACCGACATAAGCGGATATGGTTAAGCAGCCGCGGCTGGCAGCGCGCAGCTGCGGCGGTGGATAAAGTGCATTTGCCGGATATGGAACGCTGGGCGGCAAATGACTGGCCGCTGGTGGTGCGACGCAGTGACGTCGGCTTTGAGGTCGAGAGTCTGGCTGTCGGCCTGGCATTGCCACCGGATGCGGATAGCGGCAGGAAGGTCAGGATTCCCTTGTCGGTGCATCCCAACGATGTGGCACGACATGAAACCCCGCTGGCCTTCGTACACGCTGCAAGTGCCTTGCCTCTTGCCTGGCAGCCGGCGTTTGCCGATTTGTCGCATGAGTTGACCGCGGCGCAACTTGAATTCCGTGTGTACGGTTCCGTCGCTTTGCAGGCCATGACCGGTTTGCCTTATGTGACGGCGACTTCCGATATCGATATTTTGTTTTATCCGTGTACGCATGCACAGTTGCAGCAAGGCCTGCACCTATTGCAGCTCTATGCGCAAAGTTTGCCGCTGGATGGTGAAATTGTTTTTCCTTCCGGCCATGCAGTGGCCTGGAAAGAGTGGGTGGAAGCCGTCAAGAGTCCTGACAAGGTAAAGGTTTTGGTGAAGAGCATGCGCACCGTGAACCTGATGGATGTAACAGCTTTATTGTCTGAACTGGAAGAGCTATCGTGA
- the mdcE gene encoding biotin-independent malonate decarboxylase subunit gamma, protein MKWQTLATQLFPQGHDIVEHDYFLRGTAKVDQQTVAVIGTTGHTPIGVEIALAQANAILDTMRNFPGRPLVILVDTQGQRLRYRDEMLGINRYMAHLGKCIDVARRRGHKVIGLVYDQALSGGFITSGLMADACYALPEAEIRVMGLAAMARITKVPLERLTELAQANPVFAPGAENYLNMGGVEAIWQGDLESCLARALQQADSIDHRSARGLERGGRKMSLPVTQLVLGTRDVLPT, encoded by the coding sequence ATGAAATGGCAAACCCTGGCTACACAACTATTTCCGCAAGGACATGACATTGTCGAACATGATTACTTCTTGCGTGGCACCGCCAAGGTTGACCAACAGACGGTCGCGGTCATCGGCACCACCGGTCATACACCGATAGGCGTGGAAATCGCGCTGGCACAGGCAAATGCCATTCTCGATACCATGCGCAATTTCCCCGGCCGTCCACTGGTGATCCTGGTGGATACGCAGGGTCAGCGTTTGCGTTATCGCGACGAGATGCTCGGCATTAATCGTTATATGGCGCACCTGGGCAAGTGCATAGACGTCGCACGGCGGCGTGGTCATAAGGTGATAGGCCTGGTGTACGACCAGGCTTTGTCCGGCGGCTTCATTACCAGCGGTTTGATGGCGGATGCCTGTTATGCCTTGCCCGAAGCGGAAATTCGCGTGATGGGCCTGGCCGCGATGGCGCGTATCACCAAGGTGCCGTTGGAGCGACTGACGGAGCTGGCGCAGGCCAATCCGGTATTCGCACCGGGTGCGGAAAATTATCTCAATATGGGTGGGGTCGAAGCAATCTGGCAGGGCGACCTGGAGTCCTGCCTGGCTCGCGCCTTGCAGCAGGCTGACAGTATTGACCACCGTAGCGCGCGCGGTTTGGAACGGGGTGGGCGCAAGATGTCTTTGCCGGTCACCCAGCTCGTGCTGGGGACGCGCGATGTTTTACCGACATAA
- a CDS encoding biotin-independent malonate decarboxylase subunit beta gives MISYLEANARQRIHALLDAGSFEEFLPPSLQIVSPHLAQLDTPASFDDGIVIGRGTLQGRKVLAAAQEGGFMGGAVGEVHGAKLVGLLKRAVSEGVDGVILLLETGGVRLHEANAGLIAVSEVMRAVLDTRAANIPVIVLVGGTNGCFGGMGIVACCANDILMSEEGRLAMSGPEVIETTHGVEEFDSRDRALVWRTTGGKHRYLLGDCSAVLPDDIAAFRQAAFDTLQQYQQGSAELTLEDLESEHTLLNRRLQAFGNFSEPMDIWSRLGVADPGILPMLEAQAFMQAVAGKRAGEQQ, from the coding sequence ATGATCAGCTATCTGGAAGCGAATGCACGTCAGCGCATCCATGCTTTGCTGGATGCCGGCTCGTTTGAAGAATTCCTGCCGCCCAGCCTGCAGATCGTCAGTCCGCATCTGGCGCAATTGGATACGCCTGCTTCATTTGATGACGGCATCGTGATTGGACGCGGCACCCTGCAAGGACGCAAGGTGCTGGCAGCGGCGCAGGAAGGCGGATTCATGGGCGGTGCGGTCGGCGAGGTGCATGGCGCCAAGCTGGTTGGCTTACTGAAGCGCGCAGTCAGCGAGGGTGTCGATGGCGTGATCCTGCTCTTGGAAACCGGCGGTGTACGTTTGCACGAAGCCAATGCAGGTTTGATCGCGGTGTCGGAAGTCATGCGTGCAGTACTCGATACACGTGCCGCAAACATTCCTGTGATCGTGCTGGTCGGTGGTACCAACGGTTGTTTCGGCGGCATGGGCATAGTCGCCTGCTGTGCGAACGATATCCTGATGTCGGAAGAGGGCAGGCTGGCGATGTCGGGGCCGGAAGTCATTGAGACCACGCATGGCGTGGAAGAATTCGATTCGCGCGATCGCGCACTGGTATGGCGTACCACCGGTGGCAAGCACCGTTATCTGCTGGGTGATTGCAGCGCAGTGCTGCCGGATGATATTGCCGCTTTCCGTCAGGCCGCATTTGATACGCTGCAGCAGTACCAACAAGGTTCGGCAGAGTTGACGCTGGAAGACCTGGAATCTGAACACACTCTATTGAACCGGCGCCTGCAAGCATTTGGCAATTTTTCCGAGCCTATGGATATCTGGTCACGTTTGGGAGTGGCGGATCCCGGGATATTGCCTATGCTGGAAGCTCAGGCTTTCATGCAAGCGGTTGCCGGTAAGCGCGCGGGAGAACAGCAATGA
- the mdcC gene encoding malonate decarboxylase acyl carrier protein — protein METLNFRFEKGDRRLALQANMVGVVSSGNLEVLIESIDLNGGCEVEIKTAAVGFGAIWQAVVADFHARWSLQDVRILINDAGATPAVVSLRLDQAVESVMGATA, from the coding sequence ATGGAAACTTTGAATTTTCGTTTTGAAAAAGGCGACAGGCGCCTTGCTTTACAAGCCAATATGGTCGGCGTCGTCAGTTCCGGCAACCTGGAAGTCTTGATCGAATCGATCGACCTGAATGGTGGCTGTGAAGTTGAGATCAAAACTGCAGCGGTTGGCTTCGGTGCGATCTGGCAGGCGGTAGTCGCGGACTTCCATGCGCGCTGGTCCTTGCAGGATGTACGTATCCTGATCAACGATGCGGGCGCAACGCCGGCGGTAGTCAGCTTGCGCCTGGATCAGGCGGTGGAGTCAGTGATGGGAGCGACAGCATGA
- the mdcA gene encoding malonate decarboxylase subunit alpha, producing MQGSKREWDHRQKNRDARLVRAAGKLGAALSGKLVQAERMVELLHSVIESGDRVCLEGNNQKQADFLAAALCQLDPAQVHDLHMLQSVLALPEHLDLFEKGIASKLDFSFSGPQGAQLARLVAAGKINIGAIHTYLELFGRYFIDLTPRVALIAAQAADRHGNLYTGPNTEDTPAIVEATAFKNGIVIAQVNEIVDVLPRVDVPADWVDFVVQAPTPHYIEPLFTRDPALISEVQVLMAMMAIKGIYAEYGVERINHGIGFDTAAIELILPTYAESLGLRGKIGRHWALNPHPALIPAIEAGFVESVHSFGSELGMERYIESRPDVFFVGRDGSMRSNRAMCQVAGHYACDMFIGSTLQIDLQGNSSTATLGRIAGFGGAPNMGSDARGRRHSSPAWLKAGQQAQQGKKKIPRGQKLVVQMVETFREHMQPAFVEELDAWQLAEQAKLDIPPVMIYGDDVTHILTEEGIANLLLCRTEEEREQAIRGVAGYTAVGMARDRKMVENLRDRGIILRAEDMGIDKRMATRDLLAAKNMKDLVRASGGLYAPPKRFRNW from the coding sequence ATGCAAGGTAGTAAGCGCGAGTGGGATCATCGCCAGAAGAACCGCGATGCGCGACTGGTGCGGGCGGCCGGCAAACTGGGAGCCGCGCTCAGCGGCAAGCTGGTGCAGGCCGAACGTATGGTCGAGTTGTTGCATAGCGTGATCGAATCAGGTGATCGCGTCTGCCTCGAAGGCAATAACCAGAAGCAGGCCGATTTCCTTGCTGCCGCCTTGTGCCAGCTGGATCCGGCTCAGGTGCATGATCTGCACATGCTGCAGTCGGTGCTGGCTTTGCCTGAACATCTGGACCTGTTCGAGAAGGGCATCGCCTCCAAGCTGGATTTTTCTTTTTCCGGTCCGCAAGGCGCGCAGCTCGCGCGCCTGGTGGCCGCCGGGAAAATCAATATAGGCGCGATCCATACCTATCTTGAATTATTCGGCCGTTATTTCATCGACCTGACACCACGCGTCGCCTTGATTGCGGCGCAGGCGGCGGACCGGCACGGCAATTTATACACCGGTCCGAATACCGAAGACACACCGGCCATTGTGGAAGCGACCGCCTTCAAGAACGGCATCGTGATTGCGCAAGTCAATGAAATCGTCGATGTGTTGCCACGTGTTGACGTACCTGCTGACTGGGTTGATTTCGTGGTGCAGGCACCGACCCCGCATTACATCGAACCTTTATTCACACGCGATCCTGCATTGATTTCCGAAGTACAGGTCTTGATGGCGATGATGGCGATCAAGGGCATTTATGCCGAGTACGGCGTGGAGCGCATCAATCACGGCATTGGTTTTGATACGGCCGCAATTGAATTGATCCTGCCGACCTATGCAGAGTCGCTGGGACTGCGAGGAAAGATAGGGCGGCACTGGGCGCTGAATCCGCATCCGGCGTTGATCCCTGCGATTGAAGCCGGCTTCGTTGAATCGGTGCATTCCTTTGGTTCCGAATTGGGCATGGAGCGCTACATCGAGTCACGCCCTGATGTGTTTTTTGTCGGGCGTGATGGTTCGATGCGCAGCAACCGCGCAATGTGCCAGGTCGCCGGACACTACGCTTGCGATATGTTTATCGGCTCGACCTTGCAAATCGATTTGCAGGGGAATTCTTCTACGGCGACCCTTGGACGCATTGCCGGTTTTGGCGGTGCACCGAATATGGGTTCCGATGCACGCGGGCGACGTCACTCCAGCCCGGCCTGGCTGAAGGCGGGCCAGCAGGCACAGCAGGGCAAGAAGAAAATCCCGCGCGGGCAAAAGCTGGTGGTGCAAATGGTCGAGACCTTCCGCGAGCATATGCAGCCGGCCTTCGTCGAAGAGCTCGATGCATGGCAACTGGCGGAGCAAGCCAAGCTGGATATCCCGCCGGTCATGATTTATGGCGATGACGTCACGCATATCCTGACTGAAGAAGGCATCGCCAATCTGCTGCTGTGCCGTACCGAAGAAGAGCGCGAGCAGGCGATACGTGGTGTCGCCGGTTATACCGCGGTCGGCATGGCACGCGATCGCAAGATGGTGGAAAACCTGCGCGACCGCGGCATCATCCTGCGTGCTGAAGATATGGGTATCGACAAGCGCATGGCGACCCGCGATCTGCTGGCGGCCAAGAATATGAAAGACCTGGTACGTGCTTCCGGCGGCTTGTATGCGCCACCCAAGCGTTTCAGAAACTGGTAG
- a CDS encoding GntR family transcriptional regulator produces the protein MTDNTQTRSETLREQIEEMIAVGTLKPGQHLDETVLAERFGVSRTPIREALIQLASMGIVVIRPRRGAIVAEIGPQQLIEMFEVMAELEAMCARLAARRMSPAEHAILMATHLACKQARDDADSDAYFYKNEEFHQQIYIGSKNTFLEEQARALQRRLRPYRRLQLRVRNRVTASFDEHGAVVDAIIEGKGDLAAELLRQHIMIQGQRFSDLVASLSALNSEA, from the coding sequence ATGACGGACAACACTCAAACGCGATCAGAAACATTGCGTGAGCAAATCGAAGAAATGATTGCCGTCGGAACACTCAAACCCGGGCAGCATCTCGATGAAACGGTATTGGCCGAACGCTTCGGCGTCTCGCGCACGCCCATCCGGGAAGCGCTGATCCAGCTGGCGTCGATGGGCATCGTGGTGATACGTCCGCGCCGTGGCGCCATCGTGGCCGAGATCGGCCCGCAGCAATTGATAGAAATGTTTGAAGTCATGGCAGAACTGGAAGCCATGTGCGCCCGACTGGCGGCACGCCGCATGAGTCCGGCAGAACACGCAATATTGATGGCGACCCATCTGGCCTGCAAGCAGGCACGCGATGACGCCGATTCCGACGCCTACTTTTACAAGAACGAAGAATTTCACCAACAAATTTATATCGGCAGCAAAAACACCTTCCTCGAAGAACAGGCACGTGCGCTGCAGCGCCGCCTGCGTCCTTACCGCCGCCTGCAATTGCGGGTACGCAATCGCGTCACGGCATCGTTTGATGAACATGGTGCTGTCGTCGATGCCATCATCGAAGGCAAAGGCGATCTTGCGGCCGAACTGTTACGCCAGCACATCATGATCCAGGGCCAGCGCTTCAGCGACCTGGTTGCCTCACTTTCCGCACTGAACAGCGAAGCCTGA
- a CDS encoding NUDIX domain-containing protein, with protein MRLRPASRLLITDPADRVLLFYFEHRTGALAGKSYWATPGGGVEGDESFEEAAIRELWEETGIQVTEVGPEIAQRQLILQLANGEYVNEDERYFRIHVSDIQLSRSGWTAAEVECMTAHHWWSQAELEQTTEQVWPENLITMLQDSARSNA; from the coding sequence GTGCGCCTACGTCCCGCCTCTCGCTTGCTAATTACCGATCCTGCAGACCGTGTCCTGCTGTTCTACTTCGAACACCGGACTGGTGCCCTGGCAGGCAAAAGCTATTGGGCCACACCCGGTGGCGGTGTCGAAGGTGATGAAAGTTTTGAAGAGGCAGCCATCCGCGAGTTGTGGGAAGAGACAGGAATACAAGTCACCGAGGTCGGCCCCGAGATTGCGCAGCGACAATTGATACTGCAATTAGCGAATGGCGAATACGTCAACGAAGACGAGCGCTACTTTCGTATCCACGTCAGCGACATACAGTTATCGCGTAGCGGCTGGACTGCAGCAGAAGTGGAATGCATGACAGCACATCACTGGTGGTCGCAAGCAGAACTGGAACAAACCACAGAACAGGTATGGCCGGAAAACCTGATCACCATGCTGCAAGACAGTGCAAGATCCAATGCATAA
- a CDS encoding GNAT family N-acetyltransferase, translating to MHNLNIRCARADDIERIMHLEDGGFHQHIQEDKIVMMERMRHFPAGFLVLANDSDVATGYLCSELWDSDGSLHESAFALGHDIKDTHRADGSQLYISSMTVAREYRGSGLGKKFFQQSVHMLRTQLTHVRGSILLLSAEWTGAHKIYQDSGYTEIARLKDFFASIATHDADAIIMQTQFSGKR from the coding sequence ATGCATAACTTGAACATACGCTGTGCCCGCGCTGACGATATAGAGCGCATCATGCACCTGGAAGATGGCGGCTTCCACCAGCACATACAGGAAGATAAAATCGTAATGATGGAACGCATGCGCCATTTTCCTGCAGGCTTCCTGGTATTGGCGAATGACAGTGATGTGGCTACAGGTTACCTGTGTTCGGAACTCTGGGACAGCGACGGTTCTTTGCATGAATCAGCGTTCGCTCTGGGCCATGACATCAAAGACACCCATCGTGCAGATGGTAGCCAACTCTACATTTCGTCCATGACTGTCGCCCGCGAATATCGTGGCAGCGGACTTGGCAAGAAATTCTTCCAGCAGTCGGTGCATATGCTACGCACGCAACTAACGCATGTACGTGGTTCCATCCTCTTGCTCAGTGCAGAATGGACAGGCGCGCATAAAATTTACCAGGACAGCGGCTACACCGAGATCGCACGCCTGAAGGATTTCTTCGCATCGATTGCAACGCATGACGCCGACGCCATCATCATGCAAACGCAATTTAGTGGAAAGCGCTAA
- a CDS encoding fatty acid desaturase, whose product MIDAVLDFLANGLTRASGWEVFFYALAVTHITIAAVTIYLHRSATHRGLDLHPIPSHFFRFWLWLTTGMVTKEWVAIHRKHHAKCETEEDPHSPVTRGIKKVFFEGAELYRAESKNMETMEKYGYGTPDDWVERNIYTGRSATGIVLMLFINVALFGVIGVSVWALQMAWIPITAAGIINGIGHYWGYRNYECNDAATNIFPIGILIGGEELHNNHHTFGTSAKLSAKWYEFDIGWMYIRMLETVGLAKVKKVAPQPKFDPAKLHLDFDTLQSVIANRYDVTAKYAKSLKQTWHDEVEHLKEKAQLESGFLRSAKKLLHREPNKLEAPHKEQLTELFAHSKPLKTMHEMRVELGAIWERSHASRDQLLHQLQDWCARAEASGITALRDFSLRLRSYA is encoded by the coding sequence ATGATTGACGCAGTACTCGATTTTTTAGCTAACGGCCTGACCCGCGCCAGCGGTTGGGAAGTGTTTTTCTACGCGCTTGCCGTGACTCACATCACGATTGCAGCCGTAACGATCTATTTGCATCGCAGCGCCACGCACCGTGGACTGGACTTGCATCCGATCCCAAGTCATTTCTTCCGTTTCTGGTTGTGGCTGACCACCGGTATGGTTACCAAAGAGTGGGTTGCGATCCATCGCAAGCACCACGCCAAATGCGAAACCGAAGAAGATCCGCACAGCCCGGTCACCCGCGGCATCAAGAAAGTGTTTTTCGAAGGCGCCGAGTTGTACCGCGCCGAGTCGAAGAATATGGAAACCATGGAAAAGTATGGTTACGGTACGCCTGACGACTGGGTCGAACGCAATATTTACACTGGCCGCAGCGCGACCGGCATCGTACTGATGCTGTTCATCAACGTCGCATTGTTCGGTGTGATCGGTGTGTCGGTATGGGCCTTGCAAATGGCATGGATTCCTATCACTGCAGCCGGCATCATCAACGGTATCGGCCACTATTGGGGTTACCGCAACTACGAATGTAATGATGCGGCAACCAACATCTTCCCGATCGGCATCCTGATCGGCGGCGAAGAGTTGCACAATAACCACCACACTTTTGGTACCTCGGCCAAGCTGTCGGCTAAATGGTATGAGTTCGATATTGGCTGGATGTATATCCGCATGCTGGAAACAGTAGGCCTGGCCAAGGTCAAGAAAGTCGCACCGCAACCGAAGTTCGACCCGGCCAAATTGCATCTGGATTTCGACACGCTGCAATCGGTCATCGCGAATCGTTATGACGTGACTGCAAAATATGCGAAATCGCTGAAGCAGACCTGGCACGATGAAGTCGAGCACCTGAAAGAAAAAGCACAGCTGGAATCAGGTTTCCTGCGTTCGGCGAAGAAGCTCTTGCACCGTGAACCAAACAAACTGGAAGCGCCGCATAAAGAACAGTTGACGGAATTGTTTGCACACAGCAAACCGCTGAAGACCATGCACGAAATGCGCGTGGAACTGGGCGCGATCTGGGAACGTTCACACGCCAGCCGCGATCAGTTGCTGCATCAGTTGCAAGACTGGTGTGCACGTGCTGAAGCGTCGGGCATTACTGCCTTGCGTGATTTCTCCTTGCGCCTGCGTAGCTACGCTTAA
- a CDS encoding mechanosensitive ion channel domain-containing protein: protein MKQNLLSTLWTDLWTDLGIPGLRWQLIAMVLCFALAWGIARIIRNLLATQEPQQNALRRLGVESFTRVLWPLLTWLLLAIAKAILERLDGVDGVDVLRVVMPLVASFALIRLAFYVMRRVFARGGKTSAFVLLFERSFASLVWIVVALHITGFLPDIIEFLDDTFVPLGKHKVSMMTMLQAVVSVGVTLIIALWASAMIEERLMRLDGMHSSMRAVLSRMSRAVLILIALLVSLSMVGIDLTVLSVFGGALGVGLGLGLQKIASSYVSGFIILLERSMTIGDTVTMDKFTGRVAQINTRYTVLRGGDGSDTILPNDLFVSNAVQNLSLSDTVVQLTTRISVDYRTDIDLALRLLEEAALSVEKVRKGPDRVPGATMMAFGADGIDLQLGFWVNDLDGRGTVLSDVNRAIWRSFQANEINVPFPQREIRLIDEQYGPIKERLNTAKNPAKSDIGP, encoded by the coding sequence ATGAAACAAAACCTGCTATCTACTCTCTGGACTGATTTGTGGACTGACCTGGGTATTCCGGGTTTGCGTTGGCAATTGATTGCCATGGTGCTGTGTTTTGCACTGGCTTGGGGAATCGCCCGCATCATACGTAATTTGCTGGCGACGCAGGAGCCGCAACAAAATGCATTGCGGCGCTTGGGAGTAGAGAGTTTTACGCGGGTTTTGTGGCCATTGCTGACCTGGTTATTGCTGGCGATTGCGAAAGCCATCCTCGAACGCCTGGATGGCGTCGACGGTGTGGATGTCTTGCGCGTGGTGATGCCGCTGGTCGCTTCGTTTGCGCTGATACGGCTGGCTTTCTATGTCATGCGCCGCGTGTTTGCGCGTGGCGGCAAGACCAGTGCCTTCGTCCTGCTGTTTGAAAGAAGCTTTGCGTCGCTGGTCTGGATTGTAGTCGCGCTGCACATTACCGGTTTCCTGCCGGACATCATCGAATTCCTCGACGATACCTTTGTCCCGCTCGGGAAACATAAAGTCTCGATGATGACGATGCTGCAAGCCGTCGTCTCGGTCGGCGTGACGCTGATCATCGCCTTGTGGGCTTCCGCCATGATCGAAGAGCGCCTGATGCGCCTCGACGGCATGCATTCGTCGATGCGTGCGGTGCTGTCGCGCATGAGCCGTGCTGTACTGATCCTGATTGCCTTGCTGGTCAGCCTTTCCATGGTGGGGATCGACCTGACCGTGCTGTCGGTATTCGGCGGTGCACTGGGCGTCGGTCTCGGCCTGGGCCTGCAAAAGATTGCCAGCAGCTATGTATCCGGCTTCATCATCCTGCTTGAGCGCAGCATGACGATAGGCGATACCGTCACGATGGATAAATTCACCGGTCGCGTGGCCCAGATCAATACCCGTTACACCGTACTGCGTGGCGGCGATGGCAGCGACACCATATTGCCGAATGACTTGTTTGTCTCAAATGCAGTGCAGAATTTGTCGCTGAGCGATACTGTGGTGCAATTGACAACCCGTATTTCAGTGGATTATCGGACCGATATCGATTTGGCATTGCGTTTGCTGGAAGAGGCCGCACTTAGCGTGGAGAAAGTGCGCAAGGGGCCAGATCGCGTACCGGGCGCCACCATGATGGCCTTTGGTGCGGACGGTATTGACCTGCAACTGGGCTTTTGGGTGAATGATCTGGATGGACGTGGTACGGTTTTGTCTGATGTCAATCGTGCAATCTGGCGATCATTTCAGGCAAACGAGATCAATGTACCGTTCCCGCAACGTGAAATAAGGTTGATTGACGAGCAATACGGACCGATAAAAGAACGTTTAAATACTGCGAAAAACCCCGCAAAATCGGATATAGGCCCTTAA
- a CDS encoding RsmB/NOP family class I SAM-dependent RNA methyltransferase has product MRLPPAIINNTEEVLREILRFTGPADGTLSRYFRDHPKLGSRERGVVAEAVYGLLRNKAVYTSFAESGNGPTMRRMTLLGLADAVGVESLGGLTEEETEWLNHVMQIDRTLLPSLLRSNMPEWLFEKLVARDGEAAALELAHAVNQPAPLDLRVNAIKATREDVIMALAEAPILCEPTPYAPLGIRIIKKPALQNLPLFKNGSIEVQDEGSQLLSQIVGAKRGEMVVDFCAGAGGKTLSLGAAMRNTGRLYAFDISEKRLAKLKPRLARSGLSNVHPVQIAHENDAKVKRLAGKIDRVLVDAPCSGLGTLRRNPDVKWRQTPQSLVELNEKQASILAGAARLVKAGGRLVYATCSILDEENEAIVASFLASRDDFVLIPMSEVLAEQKIDLKMDDYLKLSPALHHTDGFFAAVLERKK; this is encoded by the coding sequence ATGAGATTGCCTCCCGCGATCATTAATAACACCGAAGAAGTATTACGCGAGATCCTGCGTTTTACCGGCCCGGCTGACGGTACCTTATCGCGTTATTTCCGCGACCATCCAAAACTGGGTTCGCGTGAACGCGGTGTTGTGGCCGAAGCGGTCTACGGTTTGCTGCGTAACAAAGCGGTGTACACCAGCTTTGCCGAATCCGGTAACGGCCCGACCATGCGTCGCATGACCTTGCTCGGCCTGGCCGATGCAGTCGGCGTCGAGTCGCTGGGCGGCCTGACCGAAGAAGAAACCGAATGGCTGAACCATGTGATGCAAATCGATCGCACCTTGTTGCCATCGCTCTTGCGTTCGAATATGCCGGAATGGCTGTTTGAAAAACTGGTGGCACGTGACGGTGAAGCTGCCGCGCTTGAATTGGCGCATGCAGTGAACCAGCCGGCACCACTGGATTTGCGTGTGAATGCAATCAAGGCGACACGTGAAGACGTAATCATGGCCTTGGCCGAAGCGCCTATCCTGTGTGAGCCTACGCCATACGCTCCGCTGGGTATCCGCATCATCAAGAAACCGGCTTTGCAAAACCTGCCGCTGTTCAAGAACGGCTCCATCGAAGTGCAGGACGAAGGCAGCCAGTTGCTGTCGCAAATCGTTGGTGCGAAACGCGGTGAAATGGTGGTCGATTTCTGCGCCGGTGCCGGCGGCAAGACTTTGTCCCTTGGCGCGGCGATGCGCAACACCGGTCGTCTGTACGCTTTCGATATTTCGGAAAAACGCCTGGCCAAACTGAAGCCACGCTTGGCACGCAGCGGCCTGTCGAATGTGCATCCGGTGCAAATCGCACATGAAAACGATGCCAAGGTGAAGCGCCTGGCAGGCAAAATCGATCGCGTACTGGTCGATGCGCCATGTAGCGGCCTCGGTACCTTGCGTCGTAATCCGGATGTGAAATGGCGCCAGACCCCGCAATCGCTGGTAGAGTTAAATGAAAAGCAGGCATCCATCCTCGCCGGTGCGGCACGCCTGGTCAAAGCGGGTGGTCGCCTGGTTTATGCAACCTGCAGTATTCTGGATGAAGAAAACGAAGCAATCGTCGCCAGTTTCCTCGCATCACGCGACGATTTCGTTTTGATTCCGATGAGCGAAGTGCTGGCCGAGCAAAAGATAGATCTGAAGATGGATGATTATCTGAAGCTGTCGCCGGCCCTGCATCACACCGATGGTTTTTTTGCGGCGGTACTCGAACGTAAAAAATAA
- the purN gene encoding phosphoribosylglycinamide formyltransferase: MRRIVILISGRGSNMRAIIRAAQNEEWPARIAAVISNKADASGLAYAAEHGISTLVVANKDYPSREAFDAALQSKIDSFMPDLVVLAGFMRVLTTPFVAHYADRMLNIHPSLLPSFVGLATHRQALAAGVKLHGATVHFVTAELDHGPIVAQAAVPVLADDTEESLAARVLEQEHIIYPRAIRCFLDGRLSVHDGVVRIRPDASEAQAG, from the coding sequence ATGAGAAGAATCGTCATTTTGATTTCGGGGCGCGGCAGTAATATGCGGGCCATCATCCGCGCTGCGCAAAATGAGGAATGGCCGGCACGGATTGCGGCCGTCATCAGCAATAAGGCGGATGCATCGGGTTTGGCTTATGCCGCCGAACACGGGATTTCTACCCTGGTGGTCGCCAATAAAGACTATCCGAGCAGGGAAGCCTTTGATGCAGCCTTGCAAAGCAAGATCGACTCTTTTATGCCGGATTTGGTGGTTTTGGCTGGTTTTATGCGGGTGTTGACGACACCTTTTGTCGCGCATTATGCCGATCGCATGCTGAATATCCACCCGTCGCTGTTGCCAAGTTTTGTTGGTTTGGCAACGCACAGACAGGCGCTGGCGGCCGGGGTCAAATTGCATGGTGCGACCGTGCACTTTGTGACTGCCGAGCTGGACCATGGTCCTATCGTGGCGCAGGCGGCGGTGCCGGTGCTGGCCGACGATACCGAAGAAAGCCTGGCCGCACGTGTGCTGGAACAGGAACACATTATTTATCCCCGCGCGATACGCTGCTTCCTGGATGGACGTTTGTCCGTGCATGACGGTGTAGTGCGTATTCGTCCGGACGCAAGCGAAGCGCAAGCCGGCTAA